GCCTTAGAGGAAATTGCCAGCCGCCCTGATACTGACATTGTGCTTACGGCCATGGTGGGCTACGCCGGCTTGCTGCCTACTGTGCGCGCTATTCAAGCGGGCAAAACAATTGCCTTAGCCAACAAGGAAACCTTAGTAGTTGCCGGCCAGCTTATTACGCGTTTAGTTAAGGAACACGGCGTGGGCCTGTATCCGGTGGATTCCGAGCACTCGGCCATTTTTCAGTGTCTGGTAGGAGAGGAGCAAAACCCGATTGAAAAGATTATTCTCACAGCGTCTGGGGGGCCTTTTCGGGGGCGTAATATGCAAGAGCTGGCTACCGTGACGAAGGCTCAGGCACTCAAGCATCCCAATTGGGATATGGGGGCCAAAATTACCATCGACTCTGCTTCGTTGATGAATAAAGGCTTAGAGGTGATTGAGGCCAAATGGCTCTTCGGTCTGCGCGACGACCAGATAGAAGTAGTCGTGCATCCGCAAAGCATTATTCATTCCTTGGTGCAGTTCGAAGATGGTTCGCTGAAAGCTCAGCTTGGCTTGCCCGATATGAAATTGCCGATTCAATACGCTTTAGGCTACCCCGAGCGTTTGCCCAGCAAATACCCGCGGTTCTCCTTCCTCGATTACCCCCAACTCACCTTTGAGCAGCCCGATCAGAGCACATTTCGCAACTTGCCGCTGGCTTTCGAAGCGATGCGCCGGGGCGGAAATGCGCCCTGTATCCTCAACGCGGCCAACGAAGTAGCTGTGGCTGCTTTTCTGCGCGACGACATCGGGTTTCTACAAATGCCCGACCTGGTCGAAAACTGCCTGTCGAAGGTTTCGTACCTTGCCGAGCCTGCGTTGGACGACTATGTGCAAACCGACCAGGAAACGCGCCGCGTGGCGCAAGATTTTTTAAAACATTAACTCAAAACCCCGTGTCATTCTAAGTAAAGTCGTGCGGAACGAACTACCGCTTCGTTGCAATACCATCGGAGTGCTGCTTGACTTGCGCTTTTATGCGTTCCGCCAGCCGGACAATGAGCAGCGTAGATTACCGATTACCTTAACTCTGTAAAAACAAAAAGCTTTGGATATTCTGATAATGGCCGGGCAGCTCATTTTAGGGCTGACGATTCTGGTGGGCGTGCACGAAATGGGGCATATGCTATCGGCCAAGTGGTTTGGGATGCGGGTAGAGAAATTCGCCATCGGCTTCCCTCCGAAATTGTTCGGCAAAAAAATCGGCGAAACCGAGTACATGATTGGCGCTGTGCCGCTGGGGGGCTTTGTTAAGATCACGGGCATGATCGATGAGTCGCTCGACACGGAGGCCATGAG
The window above is part of the Hymenobacter radiodurans genome. Proteins encoded here:
- a CDS encoding 1-deoxy-D-xylulose-5-phosphate reductoisomerase, with amino-acid sequence MSHPPKRLTLLGSTGSIGTQALDVVRSQPSRFTISALSAHSNADLLIQQALEFQPAAVVIGDEKHYQTVKSALAGQPTEVLAGIAALEEIASRPDTDIVLTAMVGYAGLLPTVRAIQAGKTIALANKETLVVAGQLITRLVKEHGVGLYPVDSEHSAIFQCLVGEEQNPIEKIILTASGGPFRGRNMQELATVTKAQALKHPNWDMGAKITIDSASLMNKGLEVIEAKWLFGLRDDQIEVVVHPQSIIHSLVQFEDGSLKAQLGLPDMKLPIQYALGYPERLPSKYPRFSFLDYPQLTFEQPDQSTFRNLPLAFEAMRRGGNAPCILNAANEVAVAAFLRDDIGFLQMPDLVENCLSKVSYLAEPALDDYVQTDQETRRVAQDFLKH